The nucleotide sequence GGGACGACCGCCGCGTTGGCCGCACCCGACAGGGGCTCCGCGATGAACGCCGCGATTTCCTGCGCCCCCTCCCGTCGGATGGCCGCTTCTAGCGCGGTCGCACACTCGATCCCGCACCGGCCGTACGTCAGCCCGAACGGGCAGCGGCGGCAGTGCACCTCAGGGATTTGGGGAAACGGGAGCAGGAGGGGGGCGTAGGGGCCTCGGCGGGCGGCGAACCCGGACAGGGCGAGGGCGGCCAGGGTCGCCCCGTGATAGCTGGCCCGCTTGCTGATGATCTTGTACTTCTTCGGACGGCCGGCGTCGACCCAGTACTGGCGCGCCAGCTTGACCGCGGTCTCGGTGGCCTCGCTGCCTCCCGACACGAAGAACACCCGGGTGAGCCCCGGAGGGGCGAAGCTCACCGCGAGATCCGCAGCCCGCTCCTGCGCCTCGCTGCTGAAGGTGGAACCGTGCGCAAACGTCATCCGATGGAGCTGCGCCTCGATCGCCGCGAGGATCTCCGGCACCCCGTGGCCGAGGTTGGCGGCCAGCGGTCCCGACGATCCATCGAGATACCGCCGCCCCTGGTCGTCGTAGATGTAGATGCCGGCCGCGCGGACGGCGCGGACGCGGTCCGCGGCCCCCATCCGGTAGAGGACATGGCTCTCGGACGTGCGGATATTATCCATAGAAACCTCCTCGAAGGCGCGGGGTGGGAGTTCGTGTCGGCCCGCGGCGATTCCCTGCACGCCCGCCCCGCGCCGGCCGCTTCGACGTTCGGCAGGGACCGAAGGGTTCGGGCGGAAGATACTTCACCAGACACACGAAGGAGGCGCGGCGGGTCGATCGAGCGCTACCACGGCGCCGCCGCCGCGGCGGGCGATGGCGGGAGCAAAGGAAATCACCGACGAGATCCGGCGCCGGGTGAATATCCTGGAGGTCGTGTCCCAACACGTCACCCTGCGCCGGGCCGGCCGGAGTTACAAGGGGTTGTGCCCGTTCCACTCGGAGAAGACCCCCTCGTTTACGGTCGACCCGGAGCGGGGCTTCTTCTACTGCTTCGGCTGTCACGCCGGAGGCGACGTGTTTGACTTTGTGATGCGGATGGAAACGGTGACGTTCGCCGAGGCCCGGCGGGACCTGGCGGACCGCGCCGGCGTCCGGGTCGAGCACGCACCCAAGGATGATCCGTCGCAAGGGGAACGGGAGCGTCTTCTCCGGACCGTCGCCGAGGCGGCCGCTTTTTTCCAAGCGCAGCTGAAAGCGCCGGGGGGCGATCGGGCGCGTCGATACCTGGCCGGTCGACGGGTCGATCCGGAGATCCAGCTGGCGTTTCGGCTCGGCTTCGCGCCGCCGGGCTGGGACCACTTGATCCGGGCGCTGCACGCGCGGGGCTTCGACGCCGCCGTCCTGGAGTCGGCGGGTTTGGCGGTGGCGCGGCCCGGGGGGGATGGGCACTACGAT is from bacterium and encodes:
- a CDS encoding aminotransferase class III-fold pyridoxal phosphate-dependent enzyme, whose translation is MDNIRTSESHVLYRMGAADRVRAVRAAGIYIYDDQGRRYLDGSSGPLAANLGHGVPEILAAIEAQLHRMTFAHGSTFSSEAQERAADLAVSFAPPGLTRVFFVSGGSEATETAVKLARQYWVDAGRPKKYKIISKRASYHGATLAALALSGFAARRGPYAPLLLPFPQIPEVHCRRCPFGLTYGRCGIECATALEAAIRREGAQEIAAFIAEPLSGAANAAVVPPPEYFPLIREICDRHEILFIADEVMTGFGRTGANFAIDHWKVIPDIIVCAKGLGAGYIPIGAVIVHQRISDRILRTSGQFIHGHTYAGNPLACATAAAVLEYVRAHDLVTAAKTQGERLARELEPLRTQRGVEEIRGRGLMWGVEFAAPPGHPAAGAPGRAVVEAAFRNGLLVYPAGGALEGSTVNQILVGPPLTITEGEIEELGGLLRRSVAEALA